A stretch of the Nicotiana tabacum cultivar K326 chromosome 6, ASM71507v2, whole genome shotgun sequence genome encodes the following:
- the LOC107801331 gene encoding pollen receptor-like kinase 1 — MVREVCSAYASNCGLLWVAKRRMMTEVQDAGRPPVLVYGDPQREAEAPITSFACSSSSRSRSCFRHMIIFLLLVSFTFVSAQPAAVDVDDDPTDKTDHLPDAKSSSEALLNFKSSLSISSAKGREVLGSWVPSVSPCNGNIENWSGVICFEGDVWGLRLEDLDLSGAIDIDSLLPLHFLRTLSFMNNSFKGAMPDWNKLGALKSLYLSNNSFSGQIPDDAFKGMTYLKKLYLADNQFTGKIPTSLATSCPRLFELRLENNRFSGSIPDFPRDVLKLFNVSNNQLEGPIPPSLSLMDPTTFSGNKGLCGKPLESAACNFPSPEADTPNSLNSTVSGQSGDIIRKSPSLLSRVMLIVAICLVVLCLMIVLILIICRRSHSSSQSNQQVGRAVDYSNIDGDQSAFTSSTSAPDVIMSGNLPTYPRHDNNHSNSTINNNKALEAPAGAAVVGKLSFVRDDRPRFDLQDLLRASAEVLGSGNLGSSYKALLMDGQAVVVKRFKQTNHVAKEDFHEHMRRLGRLSHPNLLPLVAYYYRKEEKLLVYDYASNGSLASHLHGNQSRLEWSRRLKIIKGVAKALAYLHNELPSLALPHGHLKSSNVLLDKSFNPVLMDYTLVPLVNLAQVQHLLVAYKAPEYAQQGRVTRKTDVWSLGILILETLTGKFPTNYLALSTGYGTELATWVDSIIKDNELAFDKEMDSTEDSQQQIRKLFNIGVACCQEDLDTRWGLKEAVESIQGLNEKDDADGNSDQIDVGV, encoded by the exons ATGGTTAGAGAGGTGTGCAGTGCTTATGCCTCAAATTGTGGTTTGTTGTGGGTAGCCAAAAGAAGGATGATGACGGAGGTGCAAGATGCCGGCCGGCCACCAGTGCTTGTTTACGGAGATCCGCAGCGAGAAGCAGAAGCACCCATTACCTCGTTTGCATGTTCTTCATCATCAAGATCAAGATCATGCTTTCGTCACAtgatcattttccttcttcttgtgTCATTCACATTTGTATCGGCTCAACCTGCAGCAGTAGATGTGGACGACGACCCCACAGATAAAACAGATCATCTTCCAGATGCAAAGAGCTCTTCCGAGGCTCTCCTCAACTTCAAAAGCTCGTTATCTATATCTTCAGCTAAAGGACGGGAGGTACTTGGGTCTTGGGTTCCATCCGTAAGTCCATGTAATGGGAACATTGAGAACTGGTCTGGAGTGATTTGCTTTGAAGGGGATGTATGGGGTTTGAGACTTGAGGACTTGGACCTGTCCGGGGCGATTGATATAGATTCCCTGCTTCCGTTGCATTTCCTACGGACCCTGAGCTTTATGAACAACAGCTTCAAGGGAGCAATGCCTGATTGGAATAAACTCGGTGCGCTCAAGTCGTTGTACTTGTCCAATAATAGCTTTTCCGGTCAAATCCCGGATGATGCTTTCAAGGGTATGACTTATCTCAAGAAATTGTATTTAGCCGACAACCAATTCACAGGCAAGATTCCCACCTCCCTGGCTACCTCCTGCCCCAGGCTCTTCGAGTTGAGGCTCGAAAATAATAGATTCAGTGGCTCTATACCTGATTTTCCCCGGGACGTTCTCAAACTCTTCAACGTATCCAACAACCAACTCGAGGGACCAATCCCTCCCTCTCTTTCTTTAATGGATCCAACAACATTCTCAG GGAACAAAGGTCTGTGTGGGAAGCCATTGGAATCTGCAGCTTGCAACTTCCCAAGTCCAGAAGCAGATACTCCCAACAGTCTCAACTCCACGGTCAGCGGCCAATCTGGTGATATAATTAGGAAGTCGCCCTCTCTTCTGAGTAGAGTGATGTTGATCGTTGCAATTTGTTTGGTGGTCTTATGTCTCATGATTGTGCTAATTCTTATTATTTGCCGCCGTAGCCATAGCAGCAGCCAAAGTAATCAACAAGTAGGTCGGGCTGTTGATTACTCGAATATTGATGGGGATCAAAGTGCCTTTACATCATCAACGTCAGCTCCTGATGTGATAATGAGCGGCAACCTGCCAACTTACCCAAGACACGATAATAACCATTCAAATAGTACTATTAACAATAACAAGGCATTAGAGGCACCAGCAGGAGCAGCGGTAGTAGGTAAGTTGTCATTCGTTAGAGATGACAGGCCACGATTTGATCTACAGGATTTGCTAAGAGCATCAGCGGAGGTGCTTGGGAGTGGGAACCTGGGGTCCTCTTATAAGGCTCTACTTATGGATGGCCAGGCCGTGGTGGTGAAGAGGTTTAAGCAAACGAACCATGTCGCAAAAGAAGATTTCCACGAGCACATGAGGAGGTTAGGTAGACTAAGCCACCCCAACCTACTCCCCCTTGTGGCCTATTATTACAGAAAAGAAGAGAAGCTGCTTGTGTATGACTACGCCTCCAATGGTAGCTTGGCCAGTCACCTTCATG GCAATCAGTCTAGGCTGGAGTGGTCAAGACGCTTGAAAATCATAAAAGGAGTTGCAAAGGCCTTGGCCTACCTTCACAATGAGCTGCCAAGCCTAGCACTTCCGCATGGTCACCTCAAGTCATCGAATGTGCTTTTGGACAAATCTTTTAATCCCGTGTTGATGGATTACACATTAGTGCCTCTGGTGAATCTTGCGCAAGTACAACATCTTCTAGTGGCTTACAAAGCACCGGAGTACGCACAACAAGGCCGCGTCACGAGGAAGACTGATGTTTGGAGCCTTGGGATTCTAATACTAGAAACCCTGACAGGCAAGTTCCCCACAAACTACCTCGCTCTCAGCACTGGCTATGGTACCGAATTGGCTACTTGGGTCGACTCCATTATTAAAGATAATGAGTTAGCTTTTGATAAAGAGATGGACAGTACAGAGGATAGCCAACAACAGATCCGAAAGCTCTTCAACATCGGAGTGGCTTGTTGTCAAGAAGATTTGGATACAAGGTGGGGTCTGAAGGAAGCTGTTGAAAGTATACAAGGCTTAAATGAGAAGGACGACGCCGACGGCAACAGCGATCAAATTGATGTTGGAGTTTGA